The following coding sequences are from one Epinephelus moara isolate mb chromosome 7, YSFRI_EMoa_1.0, whole genome shotgun sequence window:
- the LOC126393085 gene encoding NAD(P)H dehydrogenase [quinone] 1-like isoform X2, translating into MAKKVLIVYAHQSSGSFNAAAKNAAVEVLTAQGCTVAVSDLYAMKFKATATAEDINGEVKNVDHFRYAEETKLAWEEGKLSADLTEEQCKLTEADLVIFQFPMYWFTVPAIMKGWMDRVLTLGFAYSQEKRYSQGVFKNKMAMLSFTTGSQESMFSADGINGDMNVTLWPLQNGILHYCGFQVLAPQIFWAPSHVAPEVRGTMLEGWRTRLQGLLGEKPLSFIPLDCFDKEKGYQLKPEVHEKHAAKEFGLTVGIHLGKALPPNNQIKAGV; encoded by the exons ATGG CAAAGAAAGTGTTGATCGTGTATGCCCACCAGAGCTCTGGCTCATTCAACGCTGCAGCCAAAAATGCTGCTGTGGAGGTTCTAACAGCTCAGGGCTGCACAGTAGCAGTATCTGACCTATACGCCATGAAGTTTAAAGCCACTGCTACAGCTGAGGACATCAATG GAGAAGTCAAGAATGTGGATCATTTCCGTTACGCAGAGGAGACCAAACTGGCATGGGAGGAAGGAAAACTATCTGCTGACCTCACTGAGGAGCAATGCAAACTCACTGAGGCAGACCTCGTCATCTTCCAG TTCCCCATGTACTGGTTCACTGTTCCTGCAATCATGAAGGGCTGGATGGATCGGGTGCTCACACTGGGCTTTGCCTACTCACAAGAGAAGCGATACAGCCAGGGAGTCTTCAAG AACAAGATGGCCATGCTGTCCTTCACCACTGGGTCTCAGGAGTCCATGTTCAGTGCTGATGGCATTAATGGAGACATGAATGTCACACTGTGGCCCCTGCAG AATGGCATCCTGCACTACTGTGGCTTCCAGGTTCTGGCTCCTCAGATCTTCTGGGCCCCGTCTCACGTTGCCCCTGAGGTGCGTGGCACCATGCTGGAGGGCTGGCGTACACGGCTGCAAGGTCTCCTAGGCGAAAAACCACTTTCCTTTATTCCCTTGGACTGCTTTGATAAGGAGAAGGGTTACCAGCTGAAGCCAGAGGTCCACGAGAAGCATGCTGCCAAGGAGTTTGGACTGACTGTGGGGATCCATCTGGGAAAGGCACTACCACCTAACAACCAAATTAAAGCTGGAGTCTAA
- the LOC126393085 gene encoding NAD(P)H dehydrogenase [quinone] 1-like isoform X1 has protein sequence MAAKKVLIVYAHQSSGSFNAAAKNAAVEVLTAQGCTVAVSDLYAMKFKATATAEDINGEVKNVDHFRYAEETKLAWEEGKLSADLTEEQCKLTEADLVIFQFPMYWFTVPAIMKGWMDRVLTLGFAYSQEKRYSQGVFKNKMAMLSFTTGSQESMFSADGINGDMNVTLWPLQNGILHYCGFQVLAPQIFWAPSHVAPEVRGTMLEGWRTRLQGLLGEKPLSFIPLDCFDKEKGYQLKPEVHEKHAAKEFGLTVGIHLGKALPPNNQIKAGV, from the exons ATGG CAGCAAAGAAAGTGTTGATCGTGTATGCCCACCAGAGCTCTGGCTCATTCAACGCTGCAGCCAAAAATGCTGCTGTGGAGGTTCTAACAGCTCAGGGCTGCACAGTAGCAGTATCTGACCTATACGCCATGAAGTTTAAAGCCACTGCTACAGCTGAGGACATCAATG GAGAAGTCAAGAATGTGGATCATTTCCGTTACGCAGAGGAGACCAAACTGGCATGGGAGGAAGGAAAACTATCTGCTGACCTCACTGAGGAGCAATGCAAACTCACTGAGGCAGACCTCGTCATCTTCCAG TTCCCCATGTACTGGTTCACTGTTCCTGCAATCATGAAGGGCTGGATGGATCGGGTGCTCACACTGGGCTTTGCCTACTCACAAGAGAAGCGATACAGCCAGGGAGTCTTCAAG AACAAGATGGCCATGCTGTCCTTCACCACTGGGTCTCAGGAGTCCATGTTCAGTGCTGATGGCATTAATGGAGACATGAATGTCACACTGTGGCCCCTGCAG AATGGCATCCTGCACTACTGTGGCTTCCAGGTTCTGGCTCCTCAGATCTTCTGGGCCCCGTCTCACGTTGCCCCTGAGGTGCGTGGCACCATGCTGGAGGGCTGGCGTACACGGCTGCAAGGTCTCCTAGGCGAAAAACCACTTTCCTTTATTCCCTTGGACTGCTTTGATAAGGAGAAGGGTTACCAGCTGAAGCCAGAGGTCCACGAGAAGCATGCTGCCAAGGAGTTTGGACTGACTGTGGGGATCCATCTGGGAAAGGCACTACCACCTAACAACCAAATTAAAGCTGGAGTCTAA